A single genomic interval of Burkholderia cepacia ATCC 25416 harbors:
- the glyS gene encoding glycine--tRNA ligase subunit beta, translating to MTHNHPAPLLVELLTEELPPKALARLGDAFAEGLAQRLAARDLVDGELVFERYATPRRLAVVVQNVRAVAPEKQVREKVLPVSVALDAEGKPTAPLAKKLAALGHPNLSIADLERAQDGKAEAFFINYSAAGATLADGLQAALDETLEKLPIPKVMTYQRPDGSDVKFVRPVHRLTVLHDDRIVPVTAFGVDAGDTTLGHRFLSDGLVAIQHARAYADTLRDKGRVIAHFADRRETIRTQLNEHANGDTVVMPESLLDEVTSLVEWPVVYPCRFEDEFLQVPQECLILTMQTNQKYFALTDVGGKLRSRFLIVSNIETKTPGEIIEGNERVVRPRLADAKFFFEQDKKKPLADRVPQLANVVYHNKLGSALARVERLEALAGEIAPAIGADAAHAKRAARLAKADLLTDMVGEFPELQGTMGTYYARHDGEADDVALACAEHYQPRFSGDALPTTPVSTAVALADKLETIVGIWGIGLAPTGEKDPFALRRHALGVLRLLLEKQLPLDLVSLLRTAHARFEGVPGVAESTDAILAFFMDRLRGLLRERGYSAGEIDAVLSLNPTRVDDLVARLDAVREFTHLAEAEALAAANKRISNILKKSDGGANGAVQPTLLVEAAEKALHEQLAAVTPHVQSQLEARAYTGALSALAALRAPVDTFFNDVMVNAEDPALRANRLALLSALHQQMNCVADISKLAA from the coding sequence ATGACGCACAATCATCCCGCCCCCCTGCTCGTCGAACTGCTGACCGAAGAGCTGCCGCCGAAGGCCCTCGCGCGCCTCGGCGACGCATTCGCCGAAGGCCTCGCGCAACGCCTCGCGGCACGCGACCTCGTCGACGGCGAACTCGTGTTCGAACGCTACGCCACGCCGCGCCGCCTCGCCGTCGTCGTGCAGAACGTGCGCGCCGTCGCACCTGAAAAGCAGGTCCGCGAAAAGGTCCTGCCCGTGTCGGTCGCGCTCGACGCCGAGGGCAAGCCGACCGCCCCGCTCGCGAAGAAGCTCGCGGCGCTCGGCCACCCGAACCTGTCGATCGCCGATCTCGAGCGCGCGCAGGACGGCAAGGCCGAAGCGTTCTTCATCAACTATTCGGCAGCCGGCGCGACGCTCGCCGACGGCCTGCAGGCCGCGCTCGACGAAACGCTCGAGAAGCTGCCGATCCCGAAGGTGATGACCTACCAGCGCCCGGACGGCTCCGACGTGAAGTTCGTGCGCCCGGTGCATCGCCTGACGGTGCTGCACGACGACCGCATCGTGCCCGTCACCGCATTCGGCGTCGACGCCGGCGACACGACGCTCGGCCACCGCTTCCTGTCCGACGGCCTCGTCGCGATCCAGCATGCGCGCGCGTACGCCGACACGCTGCGCGACAAGGGCCGCGTGATCGCGCACTTCGCCGATCGCCGCGAAACGATCCGCACGCAGCTGAACGAACACGCGAACGGCGATACCGTCGTGATGCCCGAGTCGCTGCTCGACGAAGTGACGTCGCTGGTCGAATGGCCGGTCGTTTACCCGTGCCGCTTCGAGGACGAATTCCTGCAGGTTCCGCAGGAATGCCTGATCCTCACGATGCAGACGAACCAGAAGTATTTCGCGCTGACCGACGTCGGCGGCAAGCTGCGCTCGCGCTTCCTGATCGTGTCGAACATCGAGACGAAGACGCCGGGCGAAATCATCGAAGGCAACGAGCGCGTCGTGCGCCCGCGCCTCGCCGATGCGAAGTTCTTCTTCGAGCAGGACAAGAAGAAGCCGCTCGCCGACCGCGTGCCGCAGCTCGCGAACGTCGTGTATCACAACAAGCTCGGTTCGGCGCTCGCGCGCGTCGAGCGCCTCGAGGCGCTGGCCGGCGAGATCGCCCCCGCGATCGGCGCCGACGCCGCGCACGCGAAGCGCGCCGCGCGCCTCGCGAAGGCCGACCTGCTGACCGACATGGTCGGCGAGTTCCCGGAACTGCAGGGCACGATGGGCACGTACTACGCGCGCCACGACGGCGAAGCCGACGACGTCGCGCTCGCGTGCGCCGAGCACTACCAGCCGCGTTTCTCCGGCGACGCACTGCCGACCACGCCCGTGTCGACCGCCGTCGCGCTCGCCGACAAGCTCGAGACGATCGTCGGCATCTGGGGGATCGGCCTCGCGCCGACCGGCGAGAAGGATCCGTTCGCGCTGCGCCGCCACGCACTCGGCGTGCTGCGCCTGCTGCTCGAGAAGCAGCTGCCGCTCGATCTCGTGTCGCTGCTGCGCACGGCCCATGCGCGCTTCGAAGGCGTGCCGGGCGTCGCCGAATCGACCGACGCGATCCTCGCGTTCTTCATGGATCGCCTGCGCGGCCTGCTGCGCGAGCGCGGCTATTCGGCCGGCGAAATCGATGCGGTGCTGAGCCTGAACCCGACGCGCGTCGACGATCTCGTCGCGCGCCTCGACGCGGTGCGCGAATTCACGCACCTCGCGGAAGCCGAAGCGCTCGCGGCCGCGAACAAGCGGATCTCGAACATCCTGAAGAAGTCGGACGGCGGCGCGAACGGTGCGGTGCAGCCGACGCTGCTCGTCGAGGCCGCCGAAAAGGCGCTGCACGAACAGCTCGCGGCCGTGACGCCGCACGTGCAGTCGCAGCTCGAGGCGCGTGCGTACACGGGCGCGCTGTCGGCGCTCGCCGCGCTGCGCGCACCGGTCGACACGTTCTTCAACGACGTGATGGTCAACGCGGAAGATCCGGCACTGCGCGCGAACCGTCTCGCGCTGCTGTCCGCGCTGCACCAGCAGATGAACTGCGTCGCCGACATCTCGAAGCTCGCCGCATAA
- the rsmA gene encoding 16S rRNA (adenine(1518)-N(6)/adenine(1519)-N(6))-dimethyltransferase RsmA produces MSNSRQHQGHFARKRFGQNFLVDHGVIDSIVATIGPARGQRMVEIGPGLGALTEPLIARLATPESPLHAVELDRDLIGRLQQRFGALLELHAGDALAFDFRSLAAPGDKPSLRIVGNLPYNISSPLLFHLMTFADAVIDQHFMLQNEVVERMVAEPGTKAFSRLSVMLQYRYVMEKMLDVPPESFQPPPKVDSAIVRMIPYEPHELPDVDPGLLGEIVTAAFSQRRKMLRNTLGDYRETIDFDALGFDLARRAEDVSVAEYVGVAQALAKVRKAAE; encoded by the coding sequence ATGTCGAACAGCAGACAGCACCAAGGCCATTTCGCGCGCAAGCGCTTCGGGCAGAACTTCCTCGTCGATCACGGCGTGATCGACTCGATCGTCGCGACGATCGGTCCCGCGCGCGGCCAGCGCATGGTCGAGATCGGCCCCGGGCTCGGCGCGCTGACCGAGCCGCTGATCGCGCGCCTCGCGACGCCCGAGTCGCCGCTGCATGCGGTCGAGCTCGACCGCGACCTGATCGGGCGCCTGCAGCAACGCTTCGGCGCGCTGCTCGAACTGCATGCAGGCGACGCGCTCGCGTTCGACTTCCGCTCGCTCGCGGCACCCGGCGACAAGCCGTCGTTGCGGATCGTCGGCAACCTGCCTTACAACATTTCCAGCCCGCTGCTGTTTCACCTGATGACGTTCGCCGACGCGGTCATCGACCAGCACTTCATGCTGCAGAACGAAGTCGTCGAACGGATGGTCGCGGAGCCGGGCACGAAGGCGTTTTCGCGTCTGTCGGTGATGCTGCAGTACCGCTACGTGATGGAAAAGATGCTCGACGTGCCGCCGGAATCGTTCCAGCCGCCGCCGAAGGTCGATTCGGCGATCGTCCGGATGATTCCGTACGAGCCGCACGAACTGCCGGATGTCGATCCCGGGCTGCTCGGCGAAATCGTCACCGCGGCGTTCTCGCAGCGCCGCAAGATGCTGCGCAATACGCTCGGCGACTATCGCGAGACGATCGATTTCGATGCGCTCGGCTTCGATCTCGCGCGCCGTGCGGAGGATGTGAGCGTGGCCGAGTACGTCGGCGTGGCGCAGGCGCTGGCGAAGGTGCGCAAGGCCGCGGAGTAA
- the pdxA gene encoding 4-hydroxythreonine-4-phosphate dehydrogenase PdxA, which produces MTTPALQIAITTGEPAGVGPELTVQALRDAAQRWPDAHFTVLGDAALLDARAAAVGADRATLAGRGPVSVAHHALAVPAQAGRLDAANGPYVLGLLDAAIDGALAGRYDAIVTAPLQKSTINDAGVPFTGHTEYLAERTHTPRVVMMLAGTGHRPLRVALATTHLPLKDVSAALTVDGLVETLAIIDRDLRRDFGLAAPRILVTGLNPHAGENGYLGREEIDVISPALARANAQGIDARGPYPADTLFQPRHLADADCVLAMFHDQGLPVLKYATFGEGINVTLGLPIIRTSVDHGTALDLAGTGRADPGSMIAALDTAVTMARHRRTA; this is translated from the coding sequence ATGACCACGCCCGCGCTGCAGATCGCGATCACGACCGGCGAACCCGCGGGGGTCGGCCCGGAACTGACCGTTCAGGCGCTGCGTGATGCCGCGCAGCGCTGGCCCGACGCGCATTTCACCGTGCTCGGCGATGCAGCGCTGCTCGACGCGCGTGCGGCGGCCGTCGGCGCCGACCGGGCCACGCTGGCCGGCAGGGGGCCGGTGTCGGTCGCGCATCACGCGCTCGCCGTGCCCGCGCAGGCGGGCAGGCTGGACGCGGCGAACGGCCCTTACGTGCTCGGGCTGCTCGACGCGGCAATCGACGGCGCGCTGGCGGGCCGGTACGACGCGATCGTCACCGCGCCGTTGCAGAAGAGCACGATCAACGATGCGGGCGTGCCGTTCACCGGCCATACCGAATACCTGGCGGAGCGCACGCATACGCCGCGTGTCGTGATGATGCTGGCCGGTACCGGCCACCGGCCGCTGCGCGTGGCGCTCGCGACCACGCACCTGCCGCTGAAGGACGTGTCGGCCGCACTGACGGTCGACGGGCTCGTCGAGACGCTCGCGATCATCGATCGCGACCTGCGGCGCGACTTCGGTCTGGCCGCGCCGCGCATTCTCGTGACGGGCCTGAACCCGCACGCGGGCGAGAACGGTTATCTCGGCCGCGAGGAGATCGACGTGATCTCGCCGGCACTGGCCCGCGCGAACGCGCAGGGCATCGACGCGCGCGGCCCGTATCCGGCCGACACGCTGTTCCAGCCGCGTCACCTCGCCGATGCCGATTGCGTGCTCGCGATGTTCCATGACCAGGGCCTGCCCGTGCTGAAGTACGCGACGTTCGGCGAGGGCATCAACGTGACGCTCGGGCTGCCGATCATCCGTACGTCGGTCGATCACGGCACGGCACTCGATCTGGCCGGCACGGGCCGCGCGGATCCGGGCAGCATGATCGCCGCGCTCGACACGGCCGTCACGATGGCGCGCCATCGCCGCACCGCCTGA
- a CDS encoding lysophospholipid acyltransferase family protein translates to MRFVRSLLLLIYFVVYTVPYATACFIAFPFMRADARYWMAAGWCKSTLWVVRWLNGIRYRIEGYENLPDGPAVLLSKHQSAWETLAFPALMPKPLCYVFKRELLYVPFFGWALGLLHMVNINRKEGKNAFTSVIRQGKKRLSEGAWMIMFPEGTRTPVGKQGKYKTGGARFAIETGAPVVPIAHNAGRVWPRNSFTKFPGVVTVSIGKPIPSEGLTPDALNSQVEAWIEAEMRRIDPDSYRQAGNAGTRDAARV, encoded by the coding sequence ATGCGCTTCGTCCGCTCCCTGCTGCTGCTGATCTACTTCGTCGTGTACACGGTGCCGTACGCCACCGCGTGCTTCATCGCCTTTCCGTTCATGCGCGCCGACGCGCGCTACTGGATGGCGGCCGGCTGGTGCAAGTCCACGCTGTGGGTCGTGCGCTGGCTGAACGGCATCCGCTACCGGATCGAAGGCTACGAGAACCTGCCCGACGGCCCGGCCGTGCTGCTGTCGAAGCACCAGTCCGCATGGGAAACGCTCGCGTTTCCCGCGCTGATGCCGAAACCGCTCTGCTACGTGTTCAAGCGCGAGCTGCTGTACGTGCCGTTCTTCGGCTGGGCGCTCGGGCTGCTGCACATGGTCAACATCAACCGCAAGGAAGGCAAGAACGCGTTCACGTCGGTGATCCGCCAGGGCAAGAAGCGCCTGTCGGAAGGCGCATGGATGATCATGTTCCCGGAAGGCACGCGCACGCCGGTCGGCAAGCAGGGCAAGTACAAGACGGGTGGCGCGCGCTTCGCGATCGAAACCGGCGCACCCGTCGTACCGATCGCGCACAATGCAGGCCGGGTGTGGCCGCGCAACTCGTTCACGAAATTCCCGGGCGTCGTCACCGTGTCGATCGGCAAGCCGATTCCCAGCGAGGGGCTAACGCCCGATGCATTGAACTCGCAGGTCGAAGCATGGATCGAAGCGGAAATGCGCCGGATCGATCCGGATTCGTATCGCCAGGCGGGCAACGCCGGCACGCGCGATGCCGCGCGTGTCTGA
- a CDS encoding peptidylprolyl isomerase has translation MKKTLRFAAVVSSLAAAAALLASAPAAAQALGSQGAQLADEVVAVVNNDVITGRELDQRAGLIARRLQQQNAPVPPTDQLRAQVLNQMVLERIQVQKAKDDGIRIDDATVQSTLQRLAQANGMTLDQYRARLEAQGVPWSIFTSDARTELMLSKLREREVDGKITVSDAEVANYIASQRGPNASQQQDLRFQHIFIKAPTNAPQADIEAAQKKADALLQQAKSGADFEKLAKNNSEANDAKKGGDLGFKSPSALPADVVDAASKLRPGQVNPTLIRVPDGFEIVRLVDRRQSQGASAAAPKIVQTHVRHILLRVGEGKSEGQARQQLADIRNQVEAGGDFAKFARTYSQDGSASQGGDLGWISPGETVPEFERAMNNLQDGQISQPIRTEYGYHLIQVLGRREAEGSVQQQMDIARQAIGQRKAEQAYADWLRELRDSSYVQYKIGGVGPAN, from the coding sequence ATGAAGAAAACCCTTCGTTTCGCGGCAGTCGTGTCCAGCCTCGCTGCGGCGGCCGCGCTGCTCGCCTCTGCGCCGGCCGCGGCGCAGGCGCTCGGTTCGCAAGGTGCGCAGCTCGCCGACGAAGTCGTCGCGGTCGTCAACAACGACGTGATCACCGGCCGCGAACTCGACCAGCGTGCCGGCCTGATCGCGCGCCGGCTGCAGCAGCAGAACGCCCCCGTGCCGCCGACCGACCAGTTGCGCGCGCAGGTGCTGAACCAGATGGTGCTCGAGCGTATCCAGGTGCAGAAGGCCAAGGACGACGGGATCCGCATCGACGACGCGACGGTACAGTCCACGCTGCAGCGCCTCGCGCAGGCGAACGGCATGACGCTCGACCAGTACCGTGCGCGTCTCGAGGCGCAAGGCGTGCCCTGGAGCATCTTCACGAGCGATGCGCGCACCGAACTGATGCTGTCGAAGCTGCGCGAGCGCGAGGTCGACGGCAAGATCACCGTGTCGGACGCCGAGGTCGCGAACTACATCGCGAGCCAGCGCGGGCCGAACGCGTCGCAGCAGCAGGACCTGCGCTTCCAGCACATCTTCATCAAGGCGCCGACCAACGCGCCGCAGGCCGACATCGAAGCCGCGCAGAAGAAGGCTGACGCGTTGCTGCAGCAGGCGAAGTCGGGTGCCGATTTCGAGAAGCTCGCGAAGAACAATTCGGAAGCGAACGACGCGAAGAAGGGCGGTGACCTCGGCTTCAAGTCGCCGAGCGCGCTGCCGGCCGACGTCGTCGACGCCGCATCGAAGCTGCGCCCGGGCCAGGTCAACCCGACGCTGATCCGCGTGCCGGACGGCTTCGAGATCGTGCGTCTCGTCGATCGTCGCCAGAGCCAGGGCGCGTCGGCCGCCGCACCGAAGATCGTCCAGACGCACGTGCGCCACATCCTGTTGCGCGTGGGCGAAGGCAAGTCCGAAGGCCAGGCGCGCCAGCAACTGGCCGACATCCGCAACCAGGTCGAGGCCGGCGGCGATTTCGCGAAGTTCGCGCGCACGTATTCGCAGGACGGTTCGGCGTCGCAGGGCGGCGATCTCGGCTGGATCAGCCCGGGCGAGACCGTGCCGGAATTCGAGCGCGCGATGAACAACCTGCAGGACGGCCAGATCAGCCAGCCGATCCGTACCGAGTACGGCTATCACCTGATCCAGGTGCTGGGCCGCCGCGAAGCGGAAGGTTCGGTGCAGCAGCAGATGGATATCGCGCGTCAGGCGATCGGCCAGCGCAAGGCCGAGCAGGCGTATGCCGACTGGCTGCGCGAGCTGCGCGATTCGTCGTACGTGCAGTACAAGATCGGCGGCGTCGGCCCGGCGAACTGA
- a CDS encoding M48 family metallopeptidase, with amino-acid sequence MKQRPRPRPAVVALDHRQMDLPLFDGPAAAPSAPAAPPAPTEAAPAAPLDPGPAPDRSRVRTFALDSRVLEYRLKRSARRTIGFTIDGSGLSITAPRWVTLADIEAAIAEKQRWIFAKLAEWKTRTEQRALPQIDWRDGAQLPYLGKTVTIALGAGAVAFDADALRLSLPLPVQADMQQIKDRVQGWLQGEARRIFGERLAVYAEKLGVTYSMYALSSAATRWGSCSSDGKIRLNWRLIHFPMSIIDYVVAHELSHLREMNHSPAFWQTVESIFPEFREARHTLKHHPPELLPSL; translated from the coding sequence ATGAAACAGCGTCCGCGGCCACGGCCTGCCGTCGTGGCCCTCGATCATCGCCAGATGGATCTGCCGCTCTTCGACGGGCCGGCCGCCGCGCCGTCGGCGCCCGCTGCCCCGCCCGCGCCGACCGAAGCGGCCCCCGCTGCGCCCCTCGATCCGGGCCCCGCGCCCGACCGCTCGCGCGTGCGGACGTTCGCACTCGACAGCCGCGTGCTCGAATACCGCCTGAAGCGCTCGGCGCGCCGGACGATCGGCTTCACGATCGACGGCAGCGGGCTGTCGATCACCGCGCCGCGCTGGGTCACGCTCGCCGACATCGAAGCCGCGATCGCCGAGAAACAACGCTGGATCTTCGCGAAGCTCGCCGAGTGGAAGACGCGCACCGAGCAGCGCGCGCTGCCGCAGATCGACTGGCGCGACGGCGCGCAGCTGCCCTATCTCGGCAAGACGGTGACGATCGCGCTCGGCGCGGGCGCCGTCGCATTCGACGCCGATGCATTGCGGCTCTCGCTGCCGCTGCCCGTGCAGGCCGACATGCAGCAGATCAAGGATCGCGTGCAGGGCTGGCTGCAGGGCGAAGCCCGGCGAATCTTCGGTGAACGCCTCGCGGTGTACGCGGAGAAGCTCGGCGTCACGTATTCGATGTATGCGCTGTCGTCGGCCGCGACGCGCTGGGGCAGTTGCTCGAGCGACGGCAAGATCCGCCTGAACTGGCGGCTGATCCATTTCCCGATGTCGATCATCGACTACGTCGTCGCGCACGAGCTGTCGCACCTGCGCGAAATGAACCACAGCCCGGCCTTCTGGCAGACCGTCGAGTCGATCTTCCCCGAGTTCCGCGAAGCGCGCCACACGCTCAAGCATCACCCGCCCGAGCTGCTGCCGTCGCTTTGA
- a CDS encoding DMT family transporter codes for MSALAAPVRRALDMRAVGLMLLLCAIWGFQQVAIKSTNAAIAPMFQAGLRSVIAAALLWGWARSRGTPLFQADGTFGAGLAAGALFAGEFICVFFGLTLTSASHMAIFLYTAPCFTALGLHLFAPGERLQRTQWAGVGLAFAGIALAFADGFLKPRAPGASVLAGLAGDALGILGGAMWAATTVVVRSTALARASASKTLFYQLAVSAVVLVALAALFGQMSFAHVTPVAVASLAYQSVIVAFVSYLSWFWLLTRYSASRLSVFTFLSPLFGVAFGVLLLGESVGWRFMSAAALVLTGIALVNAPPRKRA; via the coding sequence ATGAGTGCACTCGCTGCCCCCGTGCGCCGCGCGCTCGACATGCGCGCCGTCGGCCTGATGCTGCTGCTGTGCGCGATCTGGGGCTTCCAGCAGGTCGCGATCAAGAGCACGAACGCCGCGATCGCGCCGATGTTCCAGGCCGGGCTGCGCTCGGTGATCGCGGCGGCGCTGCTGTGGGGCTGGGCCCGCTCGCGCGGTACGCCGCTGTTTCAGGCGGACGGCACGTTCGGCGCGGGCCTCGCGGCCGGCGCGCTGTTCGCCGGCGAATTCATCTGCGTGTTCTTCGGGCTGACGCTGACGAGCGCATCGCACATGGCGATCTTCCTGTACACGGCGCCGTGCTTCACCGCGCTCGGCCTGCACCTGTTCGCACCCGGCGAACGGCTGCAGCGCACGCAGTGGGCCGGCGTCGGCCTGGCATTCGCCGGTATCGCGCTCGCGTTCGCGGACGGCTTCCTGAAGCCGCGCGCGCCCGGCGCATCCGTGCTGGCCGGGCTCGCCGGCGACGCGCTCGGGATCCTCGGCGGCGCGATGTGGGCCGCGACGACCGTCGTCGTGCGCTCGACGGCGCTCGCACGGGCGAGCGCGAGCAAGACGCTGTTCTACCAGCTCGCGGTATCGGCGGTCGTGCTGGTCGCGCTGGCCGCACTGTTCGGCCAGATGTCGTTCGCGCACGTCACGCCGGTCGCGGTCGCGAGCCTCGCGTACCAGTCGGTGATCGTCGCGTTCGTCAGCTACCTGTCGTGGTTCTGGCTGCTGACGCGCTACAGCGCGTCACGACTGTCCGTCTTCACGTTCCTGTCGCCGCTGTTCGGCGTTGCGTTCGGCGTGCTGCTGCTCGGCGAATCGGTCGGCTGGCGCTTCATGTCGGCGGCCGCGCTCGTGCTGACGGGCATCGCGCTCGTCAACGCGCCGCCGCGCAAGCGCGCGTAA
- the gmhB gene encoding D-glycero-beta-D-manno-heptose 1,7-bisphosphate 7-phosphatase — protein sequence MPTSPNRKLVVLDRDGVINVDSDAFIKTPDEWIALPGALEAIARLNHAGYRVVVATNQSGIGRGLFDMAALNEMHLKMHRAAAAVGARIDAVFFCPHTAEDHCDCRKPKPGMMQMIAERFEIDPDHTPVVGDSLRDLQAGVAVGFQPYLVLTGKGKKTLAAGNLPPGTKVHDDLRAFALDFLSHEHE from the coding sequence ATGCCGACCAGCCCCAACCGAAAGCTCGTCGTCCTCGACCGGGACGGCGTGATCAACGTCGATTCGGATGCGTTCATCAAGACGCCCGACGAATGGATCGCGCTGCCCGGCGCCCTCGAGGCGATTGCCCGGCTCAACCACGCGGGGTATCGCGTGGTCGTCGCGACCAACCAGTCCGGCATCGGTCGCGGGCTGTTCGACATGGCCGCGCTCAACGAGATGCACCTGAAGATGCATCGCGCGGCGGCCGCGGTCGGCGCGCGGATCGACGCGGTGTTCTTCTGCCCGCACACGGCCGAGGATCACTGCGACTGCCGCAAGCCGAAACCCGGGATGATGCAGATGATCGCCGAGCGCTTCGAGATCGATCCCGATCACACGCCGGTGGTCGGCGATTCGCTGCGCGACCTGCAGGCCGGCGTCGCGGTCGGCTTCCAGCCGTACCTCGTGCTCACCGGCAAGGGCAAGAAGACGCTCGCCGCCGGCAACCTGCCGCCCGGCACGAAGGTCCACGACGACCTGCGCGCGTTCGCGCTCGATTTCCTTTCACACGAACACGAGTGA
- the gloA gene encoding lactoylglutathione lyase yields MRFLHTMLRVGDLDRSIKFYTELLGMKVLRRDDYPEGKFTLAFVGYGDESNNTVIELTHNWDTPSYDLGTGFGHLALEVDDAYAACDRIKAQGGKVTREAGPMKHGTTVIAFVEDPDGYKIEFIQKKAH; encoded by the coding sequence ATGCGATTTCTGCATACGATGCTGCGAGTCGGCGATCTCGACCGCTCGATCAAGTTCTACACCGAATTGCTCGGCATGAAGGTGCTGCGCCGCGACGACTATCCGGAAGGCAAGTTCACGCTCGCATTCGTCGGCTACGGCGATGAAAGCAACAACACGGTGATCGAACTGACCCATAACTGGGATACCCCGTCCTACGACCTCGGCACGGGTTTCGGCCATCTGGCGCTGGAAGTCGACGACGCGTACGCGGCCTGCGACAGGATCAAGGCGCAAGGCGGCAAGGTCACGCGCGAAGCGGGCCCGATGAAGCACGGCACGACCGTGATCGCGTTCGTCGAGGATCCGGACGGCTACAAGATCGAGTTCATTCAGAAAAAGGCGCACTGA